From Plectropomus leopardus isolate mb chromosome 17, YSFRI_Pleo_2.0, whole genome shotgun sequence, a single genomic window includes:
- the LOC121956512 gene encoding testis-expressed protein 2-like isoform X2, with product MSSQGSSSRGSGQHADTPPLRHAPGPKLQVQRSLSRDTITIHFSALGKEEDDEEEELYGVPVGSAADKSELDGAGGFQGLEASGADDQSVATGLEAKEELLFDSTGVETSSGAAVLPVSSTTLSVQPSDPHPHTPSPAMTITPTSTHPHLSSTPPASSSWPSDRPSVNPPSTSSSSSSSPCKSAALSSSKPFLSLVRSLSNDVESRDPTPALTAVAPPHARHRHLMKSFVKSLSTDTSKAEHQEGPLHHHLHHPPHQQQQAQPSQRPPPRNMQLFKQFSQPRLSSTPVIVTQAGGDSKTAPSSPIMSPDGRSFFKVQEVEARIEDTKRRLSEVMSDPLQLFSKIMGDESGVGAAGSAAHRAKSLSSSASELSGATAVNGHMEGNNNYSIKEEEGAEEEETPTGKGPDSVFFSFPPLASAPALTQASSSTFHRSPSLTLGRCSMSALVARQEDEDFCELYSEDFELCTDTETPDGDFPGSRQPHTGSTGLCSELDTEEEEKEEEEEELETLPVTGLIFLTQLVYWYIILPVPPYVCAVVHGIVAGFMLALLILWLSSPRRSSSGTRRGRRGIEHWNVAQLDIKEPGIFKGWMNEIHSYDPEMYHATLTHSIYVRLEGSVLRLSKPNRNISRRATHNEPKPDVTYISQKIYDLTDSKIYLVPQSLARKRVWNKKYPICIELAKQEDFMSKAQGEKPEAGEEKLTGLGEKLERADKCEKVEVSGSAEEPKRPTSGGGDLTIYLFGRTGREKEEWFRRFLLASRMKSEGRGPSGICKSAFLPSQSRSSSPQSGGGLEADSRSSSRGSLEELSQSRHRETPSALSSASTGGMKQKMMLDYNVYMAKYVNPQAPQRSPTATDSAGPSPESSPKTTKKIRTSSEETVEPEAWVNAFVGRIFWDFLGEKYWANVVSKKIQMKLSKIRLPYVMNELTLTELDMGFSIPKILHASKPSVDHQGLWFDLEVSYTGSFLMTLETKMNLARLGKEGEGLGEHGKEWPRTYCLADSDEESSSAGSSDEEDPPELLSDKAILPGAEGYVGGHRPSKIMRFVDKIAKSKYFQKATETEFIKKKMEEVSNTPLLLTVEVQECRGTLAVNIPPPPTDRIWYGFRSPPHLELKARPKLGEREVTLVHVTDWIEKKLDQEFQKIFVMPNMDDVWLPIMHSAMDTRSNANLVTVTNDALKDPEHEESEVSDM from the exons ATGAGCAGtcagggcagcagcagcaggggaaGTGGCCAGCATGCTGACACTCCTCCCCTTCGTCACGCCCCCGGACCCAAGCTGCAGGTGCAGCGCTCCCTCTCTCGCGACACCATCACCATCCACTTCTCTGCTCTGGGGAAGGAGGAAGACGACGAGGAAGAGGAGCTCTACGGGGTACCTGTTGGATCTGCCGCGGATAAATCTGAGCTTGACGGTGCAGGGGGGTTTCAAGGTCTAGAAGCTTCGGGGGCTGATGACCAGTCTGTCGCCACGGGCTTGGAGGCAAAAGAGGAGCTGCTGTTTGACTCCACTGGTGTGGAGACCTCCTCAGGAGCTGCTGTACTCCCTGTTTCATCCACCACTCTGTCCGTGCAGCCCTCAGACCCTCATCCACACACACCATCTCCAGCTATGACTATCACCCCCACCTCCACGCACCCCCACCTGAGCTCCACCCCTCCTGCCAGCTCCTCCTGGCCCTCTGACCGACCCTCAGTCAATCCTCCATCCACAagctccagctcctcctcctccccttgcaagtctgcagctctgtcctCCTCCAAGCCTTTCCTCAGCCTGGTCAGGTCTTTGTCCAATGACGTCGAGTCTCGAGATCCCACCCCTGCGCTCACAGCTGTTGCACCACCACATGCACGACACCGTCACTTAATGAAATCTTTTGTTAAGTCTCTTTCCACGGACACCTCAAAGGCCGAACATCAGGAGGGGCCTCttcatcaccatcttcatcaccCCCCTCATCAGCAACAGCAAGCACAGCCATCCCAGCGGCCTCCACCTCGCAACATGCAGCTCTTCAAACAGTTCTCCCAGCCTCGCTTATCCTCCACCCCAGTCATCGTCACTCAAGCAGGTGGAGACTCCAAAACGGCGCCCTCCTCCCCCATCATGTCCCCAGATGGCAGGTCTTTCTTTAAGGTTCAAGAGGTGGAGGCCAGAATAGAGGATACCAAGCGGCGTCTGTCAGAGGTGATGTCAGACCCCCTGCAGCTGTTTAGTAAGATCATGGGGGATGAGTCTGGCGTTGGAGCTGCTGGAAGCGCCGCTCATCGCGCCAAATCGCTGTCCTCTAGTGCCTCCGAGCTCAGCGGAGCCACAGCCGTAAACGGACACATGGAAGGTAACAACAACTATAGCATCAAAGAAGAGGAAGgagcagaagaggaagaaacccCCACGGGCAAGGGCCctgactctgtttttttctccttcccaCCTCTGGCCTCGGCCCCAGCCCTCACCCAGGCCTCCTCATCCACTTTCCACCGGTCTCCTTCTCTCACGCTGGGCCGCTGCTCGATGTCGGCTCTGGTGGCTCGACAGGAAGACGAGGACTTCTGCGAGTTGTACAGTGAGGACTTTGAGTTATGTACTGATACAGAAACACCGGATGGGGATTTTCCCGGGTCCCGGCAGCCCCACACTGGTAGCACTGGGCTGTGTAGTGAACttgacacagaggaggaggaaaaagaggaggaggaggaggagttggagACTTTGCCTGTGACTGGCCTCATCTTCCTGACGCAGTTGGTGTACTGGTATATAATCCTTCCAGTGCCACCGTATGTATGTGCGGTGGTTCATGGGATTGTAGCTGGGTTCATGCTGGCTTTGCTGATCCTTTGGCTGTCCTCTCCCCGACGCTCCTCATCAGGGACGAGAAGAGGGAGGCGAGGGATAGAGCACTGGAATGTGGCCCAGCTGGATATCAAAGAACCGGGAATCTTCAAG GGCTGGATGAATGAGATCCACAGCTACGACCCAGAGATGTACCACGCCACCCTGACACACTCCATATACGTCCGTCTAGAGGGCTCTGTCCTGCGGCTCTCCAAGCCCAACCGAAATATCTCCCGCCGTGCCACACACAACGAGCCTAAACCTGACGTCACCTACATCAGCCAGAAGATCTACGACCTGACGGACAGCAAG ATCTACCTGGTGCCCCAAAGCTTGGCGAGGAAGAGAGTTTGGAACAAGAAGTACCCCATTTGCATTGAGTTGGCCAAGCAGGAGGACTTCATGTCCAAAGCCCAGGGAGAGAAGCCTGAAGCTGGGGAGGAGAAATTAACGGGGCTGGGTGAGAAACTGGAACGAGCGGACAAATGCGAGAAAGTGGAGGTATCAGGATCAGCAGAGGAACCCAAAAGACCAACATCTGGAGGTGGTGATCTGACAATCTACTTGTTTGGGAGGACAGGTCGCGAAAAGGAGGAGTGGTTCCGGAGATTTCTTCTTGCATCCCGGATGAAGTCAGAGGGGAGAGGTCCATCTGGCATCTGCAAGAGTG CCTTCTTGCCCTCCCAAAGCCGCAGTAGCAGCCCCCAATCTGGTGGCGGCCTGGAGGCCgacagcaggagcagcagccgGGGAAGCCTCGAGGAGCTGTCTCAGTCTCGCCACAGAGAGAccccctctgctctctcctctgcttccaCTGGAGGGATGAAGCAGAAGATGATGTTGGACTATAATGTCTATATGGCCAAGTATGTCAACCCCCAGGCACCACAGAGAAGCCCGACTGCCACTGACAGCGCTGGGCCCAGTCCCGAAAGCAGCCCCAAAACTACCAAAAAG ATACGCACAAGTTCAGAGGAGACTGTGGAGCCTGAGGCCTGGGTCAATGCTTTTGTAGGAAGAATATTCTGGGACTTCCTGGGAGAGAAGTACTGGGCCAATGTAGTCTCCAAAAAGATCCAGATGAAGCTCAGTAAGATAAGG ctGCCGTATGTTATGAACGAGCTGACTTTGACAGAGCTCGACATGGGCTTTTCCATCCCCAAGATCCTCCATGCCTCCAAACCCTCTGTGGACCATCAAG GTCTGTGGTTTGATCTGGAGGTCTCCTACACGGGCTCCTTTCTCATGACACTAGAGACCAAGATGAACCTGGCCCGTCTGGGGAAGGAGGGCGAGGGGCTCGGCGAGCACGGAAAAGAGTG GCCACGGACATACTGTCTGGCAGACAGCGATGAGGAATCGTCTAGTGCCGGCTCGTCAGATGAGGAGGACCCCCCAGAACTCCTCAGTGACAAAGCCATTCTTCCTGGAGCCGAGGG CTATGTGGGAGGCCACAGGCCCAGCAAGATCATGCGCTTTGTGGACAAGATAGCCAAGTCGAAGTACTTCCAGAAAGCCACAGAGACAGAGTTCATTaagaagaagatggaggaggTGTCCAATACGCCCCTGCTGCTCACAGTGGAGGTGCAAGAGTGCCGCGGGACGCTGGCTGTCAACATCCCACCTCCCCCCACGGACAGGATATG GTACGGTTTTCGGAGTCCGCCTCACTTGGAGCTGAAAGCACGGCCTAAACTGGGTGAGAGGGAGGTAACTTTAGTTCACGTGACCGACTGGATTGAGAAGAAACTGGACCAGGAGTTTCAG AAAATATTCGTGATGCCAAACATGGATGATGTATGGCTACCCATAATGCACTCTGCCATGGACACACGTTCTAATGCCAACTTGGTTACTGTGACAAATGATGCCTTGAAGGACCCAGAACACGAGGAGTCTGAGGTCTCTGACATGTGA
- the LOC121956512 gene encoding testis-expressed protein 2-like isoform X1, whose translation MSSQGSSSRGSGQHADTPPLRHAPGPKLQVQRSLSRDTITIHFSALGKEEDDEEEELYGVPVGSAADKSELDGAGGFQGLEASGADDQSVATGLEAKEELLFDSTGVETSSGAAVLPVSSTTLSVQPSDPHPHTPSPAMTITPTSTHPHLSSTPPASSSWPSDRPSVNPPSTSSSSSSSPCKSAALSSSKPFLSLVRSLSNDVESRDPTPALTAVAPPHARHRHLMKSFVKSLSTDTSKAEHQEGPLHHHLHHPPHQQQQAQPSQRPPPRNMQLFKQFSQPRLSSTPVIVTQAGGDSKTAPSSPIMSPDGRSFFKVQEVEARIEDTKRRLSEVMSDPLQLFSKIMGDESGVGAAGSAAHRAKSLSSSASELSGATAVNGHMEGNNNYSIKEEEGAEEEETPTGKGPDSVFFSFPPLASAPALTQASSSTFHRSPSLTLGRCSMSALVARQEDEDFCELYSEDFELCTDTETPDGDFPGSRQPHTGSTGLCSELDTEEEEKEEEEEELETLPVTGLIFLTQLVYWYIILPVPPYVCAVVHGIVAGFMLALLILWLSSPRRSSSGTRRGRRGIEHWNVAQLDIKEPGIFKGWMNEIHSYDPEMYHATLTHSIYVRLEGSVLRLSKPNRNISRRATHNEPKPDVTYISQKIYDLTDSKIYLVPQSLARKRVWNKKYPICIELAKQEDFMSKAQGEKPEAGEEKLTGLGEKLERADKCEKVEVSGSAEEPKRPTSGGGDLTIYLFGRTGREKEEWFRRFLLASRMKSEGRGPSGICKSAFLPSQSRSSSPQSGGGLEADSRSSSRGSLEELSQSRHRETPSALSSASTGGMKQKMMLDYNVYMAKYVNPQAPQRSPTATDSAGPSPESSPKTTKKIRTSSEETVEPEAWVNAFVGRIFWDFLGEKYWANVVSKKIQMKLSKIRLPYVMNELTLTELDMGFSIPKILHASKPSVDHQGLWFDLEVSYTGSFLMTLETKMNLARLGKEGEGLGEHGKEWPRPRTYCLADSDEESSSAGSSDEEDPPELLSDKAILPGAEGYVGGHRPSKIMRFVDKIAKSKYFQKATETEFIKKKMEEVSNTPLLLTVEVQECRGTLAVNIPPPPTDRIWYGFRSPPHLELKARPKLGEREVTLVHVTDWIEKKLDQEFQKIFVMPNMDDVWLPIMHSAMDTRSNANLVTVTNDALKDPEHEESEVSDM comes from the exons ATGAGCAGtcagggcagcagcagcaggggaaGTGGCCAGCATGCTGACACTCCTCCCCTTCGTCACGCCCCCGGACCCAAGCTGCAGGTGCAGCGCTCCCTCTCTCGCGACACCATCACCATCCACTTCTCTGCTCTGGGGAAGGAGGAAGACGACGAGGAAGAGGAGCTCTACGGGGTACCTGTTGGATCTGCCGCGGATAAATCTGAGCTTGACGGTGCAGGGGGGTTTCAAGGTCTAGAAGCTTCGGGGGCTGATGACCAGTCTGTCGCCACGGGCTTGGAGGCAAAAGAGGAGCTGCTGTTTGACTCCACTGGTGTGGAGACCTCCTCAGGAGCTGCTGTACTCCCTGTTTCATCCACCACTCTGTCCGTGCAGCCCTCAGACCCTCATCCACACACACCATCTCCAGCTATGACTATCACCCCCACCTCCACGCACCCCCACCTGAGCTCCACCCCTCCTGCCAGCTCCTCCTGGCCCTCTGACCGACCCTCAGTCAATCCTCCATCCACAagctccagctcctcctcctccccttgcaagtctgcagctctgtcctCCTCCAAGCCTTTCCTCAGCCTGGTCAGGTCTTTGTCCAATGACGTCGAGTCTCGAGATCCCACCCCTGCGCTCACAGCTGTTGCACCACCACATGCACGACACCGTCACTTAATGAAATCTTTTGTTAAGTCTCTTTCCACGGACACCTCAAAGGCCGAACATCAGGAGGGGCCTCttcatcaccatcttcatcaccCCCCTCATCAGCAACAGCAAGCACAGCCATCCCAGCGGCCTCCACCTCGCAACATGCAGCTCTTCAAACAGTTCTCCCAGCCTCGCTTATCCTCCACCCCAGTCATCGTCACTCAAGCAGGTGGAGACTCCAAAACGGCGCCCTCCTCCCCCATCATGTCCCCAGATGGCAGGTCTTTCTTTAAGGTTCAAGAGGTGGAGGCCAGAATAGAGGATACCAAGCGGCGTCTGTCAGAGGTGATGTCAGACCCCCTGCAGCTGTTTAGTAAGATCATGGGGGATGAGTCTGGCGTTGGAGCTGCTGGAAGCGCCGCTCATCGCGCCAAATCGCTGTCCTCTAGTGCCTCCGAGCTCAGCGGAGCCACAGCCGTAAACGGACACATGGAAGGTAACAACAACTATAGCATCAAAGAAGAGGAAGgagcagaagaggaagaaacccCCACGGGCAAGGGCCctgactctgtttttttctccttcccaCCTCTGGCCTCGGCCCCAGCCCTCACCCAGGCCTCCTCATCCACTTTCCACCGGTCTCCTTCTCTCACGCTGGGCCGCTGCTCGATGTCGGCTCTGGTGGCTCGACAGGAAGACGAGGACTTCTGCGAGTTGTACAGTGAGGACTTTGAGTTATGTACTGATACAGAAACACCGGATGGGGATTTTCCCGGGTCCCGGCAGCCCCACACTGGTAGCACTGGGCTGTGTAGTGAACttgacacagaggaggaggaaaaagaggaggaggaggaggagttggagACTTTGCCTGTGACTGGCCTCATCTTCCTGACGCAGTTGGTGTACTGGTATATAATCCTTCCAGTGCCACCGTATGTATGTGCGGTGGTTCATGGGATTGTAGCTGGGTTCATGCTGGCTTTGCTGATCCTTTGGCTGTCCTCTCCCCGACGCTCCTCATCAGGGACGAGAAGAGGGAGGCGAGGGATAGAGCACTGGAATGTGGCCCAGCTGGATATCAAAGAACCGGGAATCTTCAAG GGCTGGATGAATGAGATCCACAGCTACGACCCAGAGATGTACCACGCCACCCTGACACACTCCATATACGTCCGTCTAGAGGGCTCTGTCCTGCGGCTCTCCAAGCCCAACCGAAATATCTCCCGCCGTGCCACACACAACGAGCCTAAACCTGACGTCACCTACATCAGCCAGAAGATCTACGACCTGACGGACAGCAAG ATCTACCTGGTGCCCCAAAGCTTGGCGAGGAAGAGAGTTTGGAACAAGAAGTACCCCATTTGCATTGAGTTGGCCAAGCAGGAGGACTTCATGTCCAAAGCCCAGGGAGAGAAGCCTGAAGCTGGGGAGGAGAAATTAACGGGGCTGGGTGAGAAACTGGAACGAGCGGACAAATGCGAGAAAGTGGAGGTATCAGGATCAGCAGAGGAACCCAAAAGACCAACATCTGGAGGTGGTGATCTGACAATCTACTTGTTTGGGAGGACAGGTCGCGAAAAGGAGGAGTGGTTCCGGAGATTTCTTCTTGCATCCCGGATGAAGTCAGAGGGGAGAGGTCCATCTGGCATCTGCAAGAGTG CCTTCTTGCCCTCCCAAAGCCGCAGTAGCAGCCCCCAATCTGGTGGCGGCCTGGAGGCCgacagcaggagcagcagccgGGGAAGCCTCGAGGAGCTGTCTCAGTCTCGCCACAGAGAGAccccctctgctctctcctctgcttccaCTGGAGGGATGAAGCAGAAGATGATGTTGGACTATAATGTCTATATGGCCAAGTATGTCAACCCCCAGGCACCACAGAGAAGCCCGACTGCCACTGACAGCGCTGGGCCCAGTCCCGAAAGCAGCCCCAAAACTACCAAAAAG ATACGCACAAGTTCAGAGGAGACTGTGGAGCCTGAGGCCTGGGTCAATGCTTTTGTAGGAAGAATATTCTGGGACTTCCTGGGAGAGAAGTACTGGGCCAATGTAGTCTCCAAAAAGATCCAGATGAAGCTCAGTAAGATAAGG ctGCCGTATGTTATGAACGAGCTGACTTTGACAGAGCTCGACATGGGCTTTTCCATCCCCAAGATCCTCCATGCCTCCAAACCCTCTGTGGACCATCAAG GTCTGTGGTTTGATCTGGAGGTCTCCTACACGGGCTCCTTTCTCATGACACTAGAGACCAAGATGAACCTGGCCCGTCTGGGGAAGGAGGGCGAGGGGCTCGGCGAGCACGGAAAAGAGTG gcccAGGCCACGGACATACTGTCTGGCAGACAGCGATGAGGAATCGTCTAGTGCCGGCTCGTCAGATGAGGAGGACCCCCCAGAACTCCTCAGTGACAAAGCCATTCTTCCTGGAGCCGAGGG CTATGTGGGAGGCCACAGGCCCAGCAAGATCATGCGCTTTGTGGACAAGATAGCCAAGTCGAAGTACTTCCAGAAAGCCACAGAGACAGAGTTCATTaagaagaagatggaggaggTGTCCAATACGCCCCTGCTGCTCACAGTGGAGGTGCAAGAGTGCCGCGGGACGCTGGCTGTCAACATCCCACCTCCCCCCACGGACAGGATATG GTACGGTTTTCGGAGTCCGCCTCACTTGGAGCTGAAAGCACGGCCTAAACTGGGTGAGAGGGAGGTAACTTTAGTTCACGTGACCGACTGGATTGAGAAGAAACTGGACCAGGAGTTTCAG AAAATATTCGTGATGCCAAACATGGATGATGTATGGCTACCCATAATGCACTCTGCCATGGACACACGTTCTAATGCCAACTTGGTTACTGTGACAAATGATGCCTTGAAGGACCCAGAACACGAGGAGTCTGAGGTCTCTGACATGTGA
- the LOC121956512 gene encoding testis-expressed protein 2-like isoform X3, translating into MSSQGSSSRGSGQHADTPPLRHAPGPKLQVQRSLSRDTITIHFSALGKEEDDEEEELYGVPVGSAADKSELDGAGGFQGLEASGADDQSVATGLEAKEELLFDSTGVETSSGAAVLPVSSTTLSVQPSDPHPHTPSPAMTITPTSTHPHLSSTPPASSSWPSDRPSVNPPSTSSSSSSSPCKSAALSSSKPFLSLVRSLSNDVESRDPTPALTAVAPPHARHRHLMKSFVKSLSTDTSKAEHQEGPLHHHLHHPPHQQQQAQPSQRPPPRNMQLFKQFSQPRLSSTPVIVTQAGGDSKTAPSSPIMSPDGRSFFKVQEVEARIEDTKRRLSEVMSDPLQLFSKIMGDESGVGAAGSAAHRAKSLSSSASELSGATAVNGHMEGNNNYSIKEEEGAEEEETPTGKGPDSVFFSFPPLASAPALTQASSSTFHRSPSLTLGRCSMSALVARQEDEDFCELYSEDFELCTDTETPDGDFPGSRQPHTGSTGLCSELDTEEEEKEEEEEELETLPVTGLIFLTQLVYWYIILPVPPYVCAVVHGIVAGFMLALLILWLSSPRRSSSGTRRGRRGIEHWNVAQLDIKEPGIFKGWMNEIHSYDPEMYHATLTHSIYVRLEGSVLRLSKPNRNISRRATHNEPKPDVTYISQKIYDLTDSKIYLVPQSLARKRVWNKKYPICIELAKQEDFMSKAQGEKPEAGEEKLTGLGEKLERADKCEKVEVSGSAEEPKRPTSGGGDLTIYLFGRTGREKEEWFRRFLLASRMKSEGRGPSGICKSAFLPSQSRSSSPQSGGGLEADSRSSSRGSLEELSQSRHRETPSALSSASTGGMKQKMMLDYNVYMAKYVNPQAPQRSPTATDSAGPSPESSPKTTKKIRTSSEETVEPEAWVNAFVGRIFWDFLGEKYWANVVSKKIQMKLSKIRLPYVMNELTLTELDMGFSIPKILHASKPSVDHQGLWFDLEVSYTGSFLMTLETKMNLARLGKEGEGLGEHGKEWPRPRTYCLADSDEESSSAGSSDEEDPPELLSDKAILPGAEG; encoded by the exons ATGAGCAGtcagggcagcagcagcaggggaaGTGGCCAGCATGCTGACACTCCTCCCCTTCGTCACGCCCCCGGACCCAAGCTGCAGGTGCAGCGCTCCCTCTCTCGCGACACCATCACCATCCACTTCTCTGCTCTGGGGAAGGAGGAAGACGACGAGGAAGAGGAGCTCTACGGGGTACCTGTTGGATCTGCCGCGGATAAATCTGAGCTTGACGGTGCAGGGGGGTTTCAAGGTCTAGAAGCTTCGGGGGCTGATGACCAGTCTGTCGCCACGGGCTTGGAGGCAAAAGAGGAGCTGCTGTTTGACTCCACTGGTGTGGAGACCTCCTCAGGAGCTGCTGTACTCCCTGTTTCATCCACCACTCTGTCCGTGCAGCCCTCAGACCCTCATCCACACACACCATCTCCAGCTATGACTATCACCCCCACCTCCACGCACCCCCACCTGAGCTCCACCCCTCCTGCCAGCTCCTCCTGGCCCTCTGACCGACCCTCAGTCAATCCTCCATCCACAagctccagctcctcctcctccccttgcaagtctgcagctctgtcctCCTCCAAGCCTTTCCTCAGCCTGGTCAGGTCTTTGTCCAATGACGTCGAGTCTCGAGATCCCACCCCTGCGCTCACAGCTGTTGCACCACCACATGCACGACACCGTCACTTAATGAAATCTTTTGTTAAGTCTCTTTCCACGGACACCTCAAAGGCCGAACATCAGGAGGGGCCTCttcatcaccatcttcatcaccCCCCTCATCAGCAACAGCAAGCACAGCCATCCCAGCGGCCTCCACCTCGCAACATGCAGCTCTTCAAACAGTTCTCCCAGCCTCGCTTATCCTCCACCCCAGTCATCGTCACTCAAGCAGGTGGAGACTCCAAAACGGCGCCCTCCTCCCCCATCATGTCCCCAGATGGCAGGTCTTTCTTTAAGGTTCAAGAGGTGGAGGCCAGAATAGAGGATACCAAGCGGCGTCTGTCAGAGGTGATGTCAGACCCCCTGCAGCTGTTTAGTAAGATCATGGGGGATGAGTCTGGCGTTGGAGCTGCTGGAAGCGCCGCTCATCGCGCCAAATCGCTGTCCTCTAGTGCCTCCGAGCTCAGCGGAGCCACAGCCGTAAACGGACACATGGAAGGTAACAACAACTATAGCATCAAAGAAGAGGAAGgagcagaagaggaagaaacccCCACGGGCAAGGGCCctgactctgtttttttctccttcccaCCTCTGGCCTCGGCCCCAGCCCTCACCCAGGCCTCCTCATCCACTTTCCACCGGTCTCCTTCTCTCACGCTGGGCCGCTGCTCGATGTCGGCTCTGGTGGCTCGACAGGAAGACGAGGACTTCTGCGAGTTGTACAGTGAGGACTTTGAGTTATGTACTGATACAGAAACACCGGATGGGGATTTTCCCGGGTCCCGGCAGCCCCACACTGGTAGCACTGGGCTGTGTAGTGAACttgacacagaggaggaggaaaaagaggaggaggaggaggagttggagACTTTGCCTGTGACTGGCCTCATCTTCCTGACGCAGTTGGTGTACTGGTATATAATCCTTCCAGTGCCACCGTATGTATGTGCGGTGGTTCATGGGATTGTAGCTGGGTTCATGCTGGCTTTGCTGATCCTTTGGCTGTCCTCTCCCCGACGCTCCTCATCAGGGACGAGAAGAGGGAGGCGAGGGATAGAGCACTGGAATGTGGCCCAGCTGGATATCAAAGAACCGGGAATCTTCAAG GGCTGGATGAATGAGATCCACAGCTACGACCCAGAGATGTACCACGCCACCCTGACACACTCCATATACGTCCGTCTAGAGGGCTCTGTCCTGCGGCTCTCCAAGCCCAACCGAAATATCTCCCGCCGTGCCACACACAACGAGCCTAAACCTGACGTCACCTACATCAGCCAGAAGATCTACGACCTGACGGACAGCAAG ATCTACCTGGTGCCCCAAAGCTTGGCGAGGAAGAGAGTTTGGAACAAGAAGTACCCCATTTGCATTGAGTTGGCCAAGCAGGAGGACTTCATGTCCAAAGCCCAGGGAGAGAAGCCTGAAGCTGGGGAGGAGAAATTAACGGGGCTGGGTGAGAAACTGGAACGAGCGGACAAATGCGAGAAAGTGGAGGTATCAGGATCAGCAGAGGAACCCAAAAGACCAACATCTGGAGGTGGTGATCTGACAATCTACTTGTTTGGGAGGACAGGTCGCGAAAAGGAGGAGTGGTTCCGGAGATTTCTTCTTGCATCCCGGATGAAGTCAGAGGGGAGAGGTCCATCTGGCATCTGCAAGAGTG CCTTCTTGCCCTCCCAAAGCCGCAGTAGCAGCCCCCAATCTGGTGGCGGCCTGGAGGCCgacagcaggagcagcagccgGGGAAGCCTCGAGGAGCTGTCTCAGTCTCGCCACAGAGAGAccccctctgctctctcctctgcttccaCTGGAGGGATGAAGCAGAAGATGATGTTGGACTATAATGTCTATATGGCCAAGTATGTCAACCCCCAGGCACCACAGAGAAGCCCGACTGCCACTGACAGCGCTGGGCCCAGTCCCGAAAGCAGCCCCAAAACTACCAAAAAG ATACGCACAAGTTCAGAGGAGACTGTGGAGCCTGAGGCCTGGGTCAATGCTTTTGTAGGAAGAATATTCTGGGACTTCCTGGGAGAGAAGTACTGGGCCAATGTAGTCTCCAAAAAGATCCAGATGAAGCTCAGTAAGATAAGG ctGCCGTATGTTATGAACGAGCTGACTTTGACAGAGCTCGACATGGGCTTTTCCATCCCCAAGATCCTCCATGCCTCCAAACCCTCTGTGGACCATCAAG GTCTGTGGTTTGATCTGGAGGTCTCCTACACGGGCTCCTTTCTCATGACACTAGAGACCAAGATGAACCTGGCCCGTCTGGGGAAGGAGGGCGAGGGGCTCGGCGAGCACGGAAAAGAGTG gcccAGGCCACGGACATACTGTCTGGCAGACAGCGATGAGGAATCGTCTAGTGCCGGCTCGTCAGATGAGGAGGACCCCCCAGAACTCCTCAGTGACAAAGCCATTCTTCCTGGAGCCGAGGGGTGA